From Syntrophorhabdaceae bacterium:
CGCTTTTAAACAAGGTCATATCTGCATAACTGGTGGTAGCAGGAAAATAATGAATAGAACACCCAAGGTTCCTGAAAGGATTGTTGGGAGATGGGTCGTTTATCCAGAGATATGTGCCTCCTGAAGGGCATTGGGGTATCTCCTTTATATACCCTGAAGCGATTAACTCATCAATACCATTTGATGGTCTTTGATTATCCACTACGAAGCTTCTCTCTGCATTCTGGACATCTATTCTTGACATGGCACACTTGACTGTTTCCCTTGCCCTTAATGCATGGAATAGATGTGGAAGACCAATACTTGCCAGAATGCCGATTATGGCTAAAACAATCAATAATTCCAGGATACTAAAACCTTTTATTGAATTTTTCTTTTTCAGTATCATCTTATTACCTCTGGCATCTTTTTTTCTCTGGTAACAAATAATGCCTTTAGTCTATGTTTATCAGGATTTGGGCAGGATGCCCTATTACCTTCAAATAGATATGGTTTTCCAGATAGAGGGCAGACAAATGTATTGTCAGGTTTTTTATTCTCCTGCATCAATTTCGATATCTCCCACAGCCTCTTTATACATAAATCTGTCTTTTCATCGGTGGAATATGTGCCTATCCTTAAAGGTTTGCCTGATTGAGATGCCTCAAAGATCTTGGGCAACTGTATGTAGATAACAATCACTGCTGCAATAATCAGAATAGACGCTGTAATATACAATATTATCCTTAGTTTCTTACCCTTTTCCTTTTGCTGCCTCTTTTCCGTTTCTTCTATGATTCTTTCTTGTTTGTCTATAATACATTGGGGACACAACTTTGACTCTTCATCAAGGGATGCAAAAGGGTTACCGCAGTTTTGACATAACTTTTTTGCAGTCACCTCCTGAATATCCAAATGGTTAATATAACTAATATAGTTCTTTAAAAGCACCTTCAGTCCCTGGATATCCTTTGCCTCTGATGCCGTAAGCAGCGCATGGCCAAACTCTGTGATGGCATCTATACCATAACTACCTCCACTGCCTTTAAGATTATTGGCAGTAATCTTTATGGCATCATAATCGCCTGCTTCTATGGCATTCTCCAGACTGACCAGGTCTTTCTTTCTGTTTTCAATAAACTCAGGTATTAGGGGCATGAGTTCCTTTTCCACGAAAACAACATGTTTTTTTCTTCCTCCATTTTCAGAATTTTTATCTGTCATGTTTCTACTCCTATATTAAACCCTTTTTGCATACCTCTCTATGGCATCAACAAGTGCTTCTTTTTTTATGGGCTTTGTGAGATGGGCATCAAAGCCGGCCTCAAAACTCTTCTGTATCTCCTCTTTTAATGCATAGGCAGTAAGGGCAATTACAGGTGTCCTATCAAGACCCGTATCCCTTTCTAAATCCCTTATCTCCCTTGTGGCAGCATATCCATCCTTAACAGGCATCTGAATGTCCATTAATATAAGATTATAACTTCTCTGCTTGAAAAGGTTAACTGCCTCTTCACCGTTTTCTGCCAGATAAATACTATATGGTGTGTCTTTAAGGTAAGCCTGTATTAAAATCCTATTATCTTCTGTATCTTCTGCAACAAGGATTGCAAGAGGCTTTAAATCTTCATAAGTTGTTTTTGGTCGGCATATTTTTTCTATCTCTATGTTCTTATTAGCCCTGGCAAGAGAATCGTATACAACAGCCTTAAGTTCTGCCCTTTTTATTGGTTTTGTGAGAAAGGCTGTAATATTGAGATTTTTTGACCTTACTGCGTGTTGTCTTGCATAATCAGACGTGAGCATAATTATGGTGATATCGGATATTTCTTCGTCATTTCTTATTATCTCGGCAATATCAAAACCATCATAGACAGGCATATGACAATCAAGGAGCAATAGATCAAAGGGGAGGCCTTGTTTTTTGGCTTCTTTCAATGATTTGATGGCCTTTTCACCGCTATCTTCCTCCTTAACGTAAAAACTCCA
This genomic window contains:
- a CDS encoding Hpt domain-containing protein gives rise to the protein MTDKNSENGGRKKHVVFVEKELMPLIPEFIENRKKDLVSLENAIEAGDYDAIKITANNLKGSGGSYGIDAITEFGHALLTASEAKDIQGLKVLLKNYISYINHLDIQEVTAKKLCQNCGNPFASLDEESKLCPQCIIDKQERIIEETEKRQQKEKGKKLRIILYITASILIIAAVIVIYIQLPKIFEASQSGKPLRIGTYSTDEKTDLCIKRLWEISKLMQENKKPDNTFVCPLSGKPYLFEGNRASCPNPDKHRLKALFVTREKKMPEVIR